From the Manis pentadactyla isolate mManPen7 chromosome 7, mManPen7.hap1, whole genome shotgun sequence genome, one window contains:
- the TCIM gene encoding transcriptional and immune response regulator, whose protein sequence is MKAKPSHKATAMSTSLRVSPSIHGYHFDTASRKKAVGNIFENIDQESLQRLFKNSGDKKAEERAKIIFAIDQDLEEKTRALMGLKKRTRDKLFQFLKLRKYSIKVH, encoded by the coding sequence ATGAAAGCAAAGCCAAGCCACAAAGCCACCGCCATGTCCACGTCGCTGCGCGTGAGCCCGTCCATCCACGGCTACCACTTTGACACGGCCTCGCGCAAGAAAGCCGTGGGCAACATCTTTGAGAACATTGACCAAGAATCACTACAGAGGCTCTTCAAAAACTCCGGGGACAAGAAGGCCGAGGAGAGAGCTAAGATCATCTTCGCCATAGATCAAGATCTGGAGGAGAAGACACGCGCCCTCATGGGCCTGAAAAAGAGGACGCGGGACAAGCTTTTCCAGTTTCTGAAACTGCGGAAATACTCCATCAAGGTTCACTGA